The following proteins are encoded in a genomic region of Drosophila willistoni isolate 14030-0811.24 chromosome 3R, UCI_dwil_1.1, whole genome shotgun sequence:
- the LOC111519164 gene encoding little elongation complex subunit 2, whose translation MSIEQQAIQCAPSADESLRSEGYERDFSLYQGNSVFRNQPSYNIFNKSIECVNDSLYAHLNAVDLEILQNEQAHSKMFGSYTHGLALKDPRTKEPIRQTVRDYTSADENDQHLLVFPNIHDGERHSTLSRDQQAACLRVLLAGQNCQPLPEEDFIIWRATESKRCTEHQVVQKYIFDYSQDQKEMLYRPMKPLVKAYQKWFQLKIHQVLSNRASDEFWVTSTGLPQLSQCKNDQTRVKLEGVHLNKINGDLKYWSEGIKLERDDLRSLNIRLERYATPTQGPHNHLMDMEDYCDYFDEGNLFVLPLESLLMLLTPSAAYVDLPTEMFIDIKEIDEQKLIEFDIPLPPHHCGWHTNNFIIDRAYEAYMSQPGQSQWIQMGDVMSKESVKKSNACCGGNYKIHEIDTDYSSKEPTKTNQALISWCLSDSSSSSSLKILTQMSVSGSSDPKGQHLLACHHLKLENKPHCGLEIMTKNELLKIWLQLQLLQKDQGHCSRISLVNFEPLLEEELTLSSVEQQLHEYYNTSMDNLLANLFEFLKLLIGLPQDEYLLRYSSKYKDKFLLCRKTQEKIPQSFSLNELLQKELSLPSEHSFLTQSNSYLPISTKLCGPLHLFNQMLPCAFPPKKNGKCARINKNAEKPRTARIARFEMATEKRRAAISLQRRQHKSQQKARSRARKREATKKEVEEQKQLDKILNL comes from the coding sequence ATGTCGATTGAGCAGCAAGCTATTCAATGTGCTCCTTCAGCCGATGAATCTTTGAGGAGCGAAGGTTACGAGCGAGATTTTAGCTTATATCAAGGAAACTCTGTCTTTCGAAATCAGCCTTCATAcaatattttcaacaaatcTATTGAGTGCGTAAATGACTCGTTGTATGCTCACCTCAATGCGGTGGATTTAGAAATTCTTCAGAATGAGCAGGCACACAGCAAAATGTTTGGATCTTATACCCACGGTTTGGCTTTAAAAGATCCACGTACTAAAGAACCAATCCGCCAGACTGTTAGGGATTACACCAGCGCTGACGAGAATGACCAACACTTGTTGGTTTTTCCCAATATACACGATGGGGAACGCCACTCGACCTTAAGTCGTGACCAGCAGGCGGCTTGTTTGAGAGTGCTTCTGGCAGGGCAAAATTGCCAACCACTTCCGGAGGAAGACTTTATTATTTGGAGAGCTACTGAAAGCAAACGGTGCACTGAACATCAGGTGGTCCAGAAATACATATTTGATTATTCGCAGGACCAAAAGGAAATGCTTTATAGGCCTATGAAGCCGCTAGTAAAAGCGTATCAGAAGTggtttcaattaaaaattcacCAAGTGCTTTCGAACAGGGCATCTGATGAATTCTGGGTGACGTCCACGGGTTTACCACAGCTGAGCCAATGCAAAAACGACCAAACCAGGGTTAAATTAGAGGGTGTGCatctaaacaaaattaatgGTGATCTGAAATATTGGTCCGAGGGAATTAAATTGGAGAGAGACGATCTTAGATCACTAAATATAAGACTGGAACGATATGCAACACCAACACAAGGCCCTCATAATCATTTGATGGATATGGAGGATTATTGTGATTACTTTGATGAGGGtaatctttttgttttgccccTGGAGTCTCTTTTAATGCTACTGACACCATCTGCAGCTTATGTCGATTTGCCAACAGAAATGTTTATCGACATTAAGGAAATTGATGAACAAAAGCTAATAGAGTTCGATATTCCGTTGCCACCTCATCACTGTGGCTGGCATACTAACAACTTTATCATAGATCGTGCCTATGAGGCATATATGAGTCAGCCAGGCCAAAGTCAATGGATACAAATGGGTGATGTGATGTCAAAGGAGAGCGTAAAGAAATCAAATGCTTGCTGTGGTGGCAATTATAAAATCCATGAAATAGATACCGATTATTCTTCTAAAGAGCCCACAAAAACTAATCAGGCTTTAATCTCTTGGTGTCTAAGTGATTCGTCGTCCAGCTCCTCTTTAAAAATTCTTACACAAATGTCTGTAAGTGGTTCAAGCGATCCTAAGGGGCAGCATCTTTTGGCCTGTCATCATCTAAAGCTAGAAAATAAACCACATTGCGGCTTGGAAATAATGACCAAAAATGAGTTGCTTAAAATATGGCTACAGTTGCAACTCCTTCAAAAGGACCAAGGGCATTGTTCTCGTATTTCGCTGGTCAACTTTGAGCCTCTACTTGAAGAGGAGCTTACTCTAAGCTCGGTAGAGCAGCAATTGCATGAATATTACAACACCAGCATGGATAATTTATTGGCTAATCTGTTCGAGTTTCTCAAATTGCTTATTGGTCTCCCTCAAGATGAGTATCTTTTGCGATACTCGTCCAAATACAAAGATAAGTTCCTGTTGTGCCGCAAAACCCAAGAGAAAATACCACAAAGTTTTAGTTTAAATGAATTACTTCAAAAGGAATTGTCATTGCCGTCTGAGCATTCTTTTCTTACCCAAAGCAACAGTTACTTGCCCATCTCAACAAAATTGTGTGGACCGTTGCACTTGTTTAATCAAATGTTGCCATGTGCTTTCCCTCCCAAAAAGAATGGCAAATGTGccagaataaataaaaatgcagaGAAACCAAGGACGGCAAGGATTGCGCGATTTGAAATGGCAACAGAGAAACGTCGAGCCGCCATTTCGTTGCAAAGACGACAACACAAATCGCAACAGAAAGCACGGTCTAGAGCTCGAAAACGTGAAGCAACCAAAAAAGAAGTGGAAGAACAGAAGCAGCTAGACAAGATTTTAAACCTTTGA
- the LOC6647811 gene encoding SRR1-like protein codes for MQNLEKIKSAEKPHSQYLNATPVAEEFKVVTRKKWIARKCLSRRNRHKSESDYLNDCPDVDVDRFETRLKRLCSEMIKSDYFILAMEALQQQMDILNLQHPLERVVCLGLGPFTRTHQAMHQAAFVMSLQSHTNVKEVYYYDPVFRDTEKELIERFKGIVIPENSASKDEAKVVTLYYLPHCPYALMNNLLWSNWHREKLQNVLLICNSFEMLTLNQRVSRDDHINRITKHCLETQLEDDYEHQNVFNDLSLHIFPTVRLPLETDTKFWTRCPLLKVNEDEISEELNVVSLND; via the exons atgcagAATTTAGAAAAGATCAAAAGCGCAGAGAAGCCTCATTCCCAATACTTAAATGCAACTCCAGTGGCAGAGGAATTTAAGGTGGTAACCAGAAAGAAATGGATCGCACGAAAATGTCTAAGCCGGCGAAATCGTCACAAATCCGAAAGTGATTACTTGAACGATTGTCCAGATGTAGATGTGGACAGATTCGAAAC CCGCCTCAAGCGACTTTGTTCAGAGATGATAAAAAGCGATTACTTTATATTGGCCATGGAAGCACTGCAACAGCAAATGGATATACTGAATCTGCAGCACCCGCTAGAGCGTGTTGTGTGCTTGGGCTTGGGACCATTTACCCGTACACATCAGGCTATGCATCAGGCGGCATTTGTGATGAGTCTACAAAGTCACACCAATGTCAAAGAGGTTTATTATTACGATCCTGTGTTTAGGGATACAGAAAAAGAGCTTATTGAGCGTTTCAAAGGCATTGTAATCCCGGAGAACAGTGCAAGCAAAGATGAGGCCAAAGTGGTAACTTTGTATTACTTGCCCCACTGTCCCTATGCGTTAATGAATAACCTCCTATGGTCAAATTGGCATCGAGAAAAGTTACAAAATGTATTACTCATTTGCAATAGTTTTGAGATGTTAACTTTAAATCAAAGAGTTAGTAGAGACGATCACATAAATAGAATTACAAAACACTGCCTGGAAACGCAATTGGAAGATGACTATGAGCATCAAAATGTGTTTAACGACTTGTCTCTCCATATATTTCCCACCGTTCGATTGCCCCTTGAAACCGACACAAAGTTCTGGACACGTTGTCCTCTCCTCAAAGTTAACGAGGATGAGATTTCGGAAGAACTGAATGTCGTAAGTTTAAATGATtaa
- the LOC6647810 gene encoding enhancer of yellow 2b transcription factor, producing MADSKEIGTDAEPVQKLKLNNSDNMALKDLLHHRLSECGWREDIEHKIRKTISELGVANMTHEKLAAEIIPQARASVPEDVRKEMLIRVRAALQSSKKQSDD from the exons ATGGCAGACAGCAAAGAGATCGGAACAGATGCAGAGCCGGTCCAAAAGTTAAAACTTAATAACAGCGATAACATGGC GCTCAAAGACCTTTTGCACCATCGTCTTTCGGAGTGTGGTTGGCGGGAAGACATTGAGCATAAGATTCGCAAAACAATATCAGAGCTTGGAGTTGCCAATATGACCCATGAAAAGTTGGCCGCAGAGATTATTCCACAG GCCCGTGCTTCCGTTCCCGAGGATGTGCGCAAGGAAATGTTAATACGCGTTCGTGCGGCTCTACAATCTTCCAAAAAACAAAGCGACGACTAG
- the LOC124460290 gene encoding uncharacterized protein LOC124460290, producing the protein SNSDKRHQQHNSVNKQQHDSVKKKPVTARSLGRFNKAKITHTFSNHRNHNVKTRESLHNFHQLREKQDDDQSSVDYEAEDENEDKQKQRCHRNENEHLIHVQNFLKCFGPTAYATTAASTIPSQVPVAGTTTTTTSVTTLSTELRNWRQNYRSPSTCTAAISSTSVATTSAIPPIQSQNHTHSSNKDKLPKFQINAKFLRKPRNKLMKLLHTTTTTTTTTTSVARNSEQTEKQPLSEQLQTFNDDSNAKFKDFSIDSLLNK; encoded by the exons TCAAATAGTGATAAAAGGCATCAGCAACACAATTCAGTTAATAAGCAGCAACACGATTCAGTGAAAAAGAAACCAGTCACAGCCAGAAGTCTAGGACGCTTCAACAAAGCCAAAATTACGCACACTTTCAGCAACCACAGAAACCATAACGTCAAGACGAGGGAAAGTCTACATAACTTTCATCAACTGCGTGAAAAACAAGACGATGAT CAATCATCAGTTGATTATGAAGCAGAAGATGAAAACGAGGACAAGCAAAAGCAGCGATGCCATAGAAATGAGAATGAACATTTAATACATgtacagaattttttaaaatgtttcggACCCACTGCCTATGCGACAACCGCAGCGAGTACAATACCTTCCCAGGTCCCAGTAGCAggaacaacgacaacaacaacctcGGTGACAACACTCAGTACAGAGCTACGTAATTGGCGTCAGAATTATCGCAGTCCTTCAACATGCACAGCAGCAATATCATCTACATCTGTGGCAACAACGAGTGCAATACCTCCAATTCAATCACAAAACCACACTCATTCCTCAAACAAGGATAAATTACCTAAATTTCagataaatgcaaaatttttacGAAAACCCCGCAATAAATTAATGAAACTGTtgcacacaacaacaacaacaacgacgacaaccACGTCAGTAGCAAGAAATTCAGAGCAAACTGAAAAGCAGCCACTTAGCGAACAATTGCAGACTTTCAACGATGATTCCAACGCCAAATTTAAAGACTTTTCAATCGACTCGTTATTGAATAAGTAA